GGATTTGCAGCGAGAGCGGGCCGGGCAAGGTCAGGTCGGTCGTGTCCACATAAAACTCGCCACTGATGACGTTGACAGGGTCGGAAATAAAACTGCTACCCGTGCCGCCAAGGCTGTTCCAAGAGGGCTCTCCCAGCCAACCGGTCGAGTACATGTATTCACCAATCGTACCGACATTACTACTTGAGCTTCCCGAGGTTAGTTGCTCGTAGCCGGTGCTCCAAGAGCTTTCGGAGAACGAATCAACAGCAAACGACCCGGTATCAATCCCATCGAAGAAAGAAATCGCGTCGTTGCTGGTGGTCAGTCCCGAGGAGGAGAAATTCGTACTCGATGAGCCGTAATCGCTCAGGTAGTAGGAGCCCTCTGTATTCTGGCTCAGGGAGATGTTATTGAAATTCGTCGTTTGAAGTGTAGTCGATGGCAAGGATGCCCCCGCACCGCCGTTGATCTGTCCATCGATCAACGCACCAACATCTCCGACCGTAACCAACAGCAAGCCCATTCCATTATAGGCAGGGGTCTCTCCCGCCTCCGTGTCCATCACAATATCAAAGGGAGTCACATAGGCGCTCTCCCAATCCGAGGGTACGTAGCTCGGATTGTCGAGTTGGAAGGACTGGTAAGCCTGCGTCCACATGCTGCCCGCCTCGGCCCGCAAGGTGGCGTAGGCCGGGTCCGTATTCGCGCTGGCAAATTCAGCGCGGGTGAACGAAAAGAATCCTTGGCCGTTGTTGCCCTCAGTGGGAGCATACCTTTCATTGGCCAGGCGCAGAAGTTTGACGGTGGAAATAGCGTTGCTTTGACCAAAGAACGTGTTGAGCGCCTGGTGCTCGTGCGCCGACAACCCAAGGGCATCGAAGAACTGAATATTTTGCTCATATTCGGCCAGCCCAACAGAGGTGTCAGCGGGATGGTGGGAACGGTTCCTGTAAAAACTAACCTGAAAGGGAATGTCCACCCCTGGCGTCGTCCAGTCAGTTGTGCTACTGCCTTCAGCCGGAGCAATCTTGGCGATACAGACACCGTAGCGTTGATCGGTAAATGCCTTATGCAAACGAAGTAATTGTTCTTCTTCGGCTATCTCCTTATTCCAATAGGTCAGGCCCGTCATGTACATCATAACGCTGACATAATCCTGAATGGCCGGGGTTGTGCCAGAGGCTTCCATTTCCCAGAATTTACGGGCGTGAACATCCAGCATTTCCTGTGTGACATGCCCGGCGTTAAAGCAAATGGCCGACAGGGAGTTGGGCTCATAAGGGCGGGTAAATTCCACGTCGGAATAATCGTCGTAACGAGGATTGAGACCCTGCACATCCAAAACAATTTCCAGAGCCCCGCCGGGATTCGTCACCTCCTTATATTGGCGGGCGGCAACATCGGTACTGGAAAAAGTACCATCGCTGAGTCCTGCGTCTTCATTGAACGCGCTCATGTCTAGGGCGATCTTGTTTTCGCCCGGCTTGTAGTAGGTATAAAAAAGGCGATTATGCAGGTCGCATATTCTCATCCGTTGTGTCGCCATTAACGTGCTTCCACCGCCTTCGGTCTGAATCTTGACCTGAAGAGTGGCGAACTTGGATGCGTCCGAGGAGTTCTTGAGGTCGTTCGTCTTGACGGCAAGTGGCTCCGTCCATGTGCGTGAATTAAGCTGGCCAACAATGAACGGCTTGGGGAAATCGTCCCAAGTCCAATAGTGATTCCTGCGATTGTAAATTTTCAGGCCGAAGTCATCCACCGACAATCCGTCATCAGCCGCTTGCTCGCGCAGGTAGCGCTCGAACAGGAGTCCGGGCGTATCCCTGCCGTCATTGCCGATCAGGTCGTTGATCGCCGGATCGTTGGTCAGGTACTTTTCCGTCCACTTTTTCCCGCTATTGAAGCCCTCCGGGAAGTAGTCATAGGGATCAAGTCCTTCCTCAACGACCGTGTCTTTGATCCAGGGAAACAGTTGCTTCCATTCGCCCCCGGTGCCGGATTTGTTCGTGTAAACAATAACCCAGGGCATGTCAAAGCGCAGAATACTGCTTTCAGTGACTCCCTCTGCCAGAAAGAGGTTAAACATGTTATTGACCCGGCGCATCAGCATCCAGATTCCACGCCGGTTTCCATCCGAAGTGGTCTCCACATAGGCAGCCGGATACCCCGCCCGGCGAAGCAGGTAAACCAAAAGCGAGCACTGCTCCCACGGAGAGCCCTGCTTTTCCATATACGTTCCCATCGCCCCACGAATGATCTGGTTGGCCGTGAGCGCGATTGAGCCATCCGAGCGCGATTCAATTCCCTGAAAGACGTTGGTTAGTCCGATTTCATTCTGAACATAGGCGGCGAGCGCAAGCGGATCGCCTCCAAGATCCGTCACCAACTGGTCCAGCAAGGGATGGCCCCTTAACTCCGGACTGACATTGGCAGGGACATCGCCCAACCCATCCGAGTCCCCATCCGTCCACTGGTAGTTTGTCGGGTCAATGGAGGGAATGGACACATTCTGGAAGCCATTGCCGAGGATCTCGTTGTAGCTCAGGCCAAGATACTCGGGCGGTAACGGTTCCCCCTGAAAAGAGGGCTTGTCCATGAATTTCGTCTGCCAGTTGGCTTGAGAAAATGCGGTCAGCGCGGTGAATCCGAACAGGAGGGCGTACAGGTGCTTTTGCATTCGTCTTTAGTCTAAAGTAGCGTTGTTGGCCGGAGAGGTAATCGTGACGGAGAGTTGTCCGACGGCAGGGTCTCCGGGGGCGGCGTCTTCGCCGTTGATCACCCCGTCGCTGTCATCGTCCGCGTTGGGGTCGAAGCCTGTCTCGGCCACGAACGGATCGGTCCCCAAGAGCAGTTCCGCATAGTTGCTCACGCCGTCTAAGTCAAAATCGTCGGCCCACGCGTTGAGCGTAAAAATGTCCGAAACAACTAACCGTGCGAAAACCTGGTTCGCGTTCGAAGAGAAGCCCCATTCGGCGACCGTGTTCTGCCCTGGCTCAATGACCGGGATGTACTCCCATGAGCCCATGAGGTCATTTGTCATCTGGACAAAATACGTCTTTGCCGGATGCGAAAACCAGGCGAACGAGAATGTATCCGTCGAAGAGTCGTAGATAATTCTGGACCCTTCGTTGGGCTCGGTGGCGGTTTGGGCAAAGGCCGCACTGGATGCGGCCAGCGCAGCGAATGAAAAAGCAAGCGCTCGTAGCATTGGGCAAACAGGTAGAGGGTTACTGGCCGGAGTTTTTCAGGTAAACGCTTCCGCGTACGGGCCAGAAATTGATGACGGTATCCTTGGGCGTTTCCGGGTTGGCCGCTTCGTACCGCTCGCGGGCGGCGGTCAATGCCTCCCGGCGCTGGTATTCAACCTTCAAACGAGCCTCGTTTTGCTCGTAGTAGGCATGAAGGGCGTCGATAGGGCCAAAGATGTCGTCACGTTCGATGATCGCGGGGTCGTCGGTGAGGACGAAGTATTCGGCCCTATTGGGAGTGAAGGCCGGAAGCTGGGGAATGCTCTTATCCGTGTAATTTTTCAGACCTTTCTCGCGGGCCAGCTCATTGCGGGCTCGCACCGCTTCGGCGGTATCGTTGCCCACCCCGATAAAAAAGAGGTAATAGGCGGTGTCGGTCTCAACGTCGGTCAGGCATTGCAGGTAATTGAAATCCACATTGCTGTAGGCCACGAACTCCTGTCCCTGATCGCTCCAGCGCAGTTCGGTCAGGTTCCGGTCAAATACCGTGGCGTTGACCATGACCGTCCGGTGTTCCTTGGGCGCTTCCACTTCCGCGTTCAGCGCCTGAGTCTCGGCTTCGGAGTATTGCCGTTGCAGGCTTGCCGTTACCGGTTGTTTCGCCTGAACAGGCAGCACGGGGGGAGCGACCCGGTTCAATATAAGCGTCCGGTTTCCCATGCTCACCTCCTTACGCTCCTGCACGCTATAGGTGACGTGGTCGCTTAACCGCTCCAATGCCTCGTTTTCACGGGCCTTTTTCGCCTCTGCCTGCTCACGAACAATGGCATCTGCCTCGGCGGGACTCAGAGGATCGTGCTCCGCTTGAATTTGTCCGGAAGCGGAAAACGCGGCCAGCGAGAATAGTATCGTGAGTAGCAGTGGATGGCTGGGGAACATACGGAAAATGGTTAGCCCTTGATACGCACAGTTGATTGATTAGTCTAGAGAATTATTGGTAGATGGTTTGTCACGCCCGGCCTGTCCTGAAAGGCCTGCGTAATCTACACAGCTCAATAGGCTCTCAATGGCTTTATGAAATAGACATCTATTGCCATAGGCCGCTCTTTGTCGGTGTCAAGCGAAAGCTTTATGCTAAGGTATCGGCAGCGATTAAGTGATAAATTACGCGATTTACGCGATTTTTGCAGGGTTGAGACTACCAAATCTGCGGTGGTGCGGATCAATTGGTGCCCAATAATCGCGTAAATTCGTAGAATTGCGTAGCTAGCGGTAGCCTTTGGACATGGCGCAGTAGGCGTTCTGGAACGACTGATTTTCCGTGTTGAGCGATCAGATCCAAGGTTTGCGCTTGGACAGCTGGGTGGAGATTGGAAAGGCGTAGTATTTGTCGGACACGCCCTGGGCTGAGCCCCACTTGCTTTGCGATGTCAGAGCTACTAATTGTTTGATATTCAGCCTCTTGTTGCTTCCATTCCATGGAAATCTGGAGTATGTGTTTAGACGAATCAAAGCGAAATTTCGGCAGCCTCGAGGTCCGCTTTAATAGTGCCCGTCGGATGCTACCCGGAGAGAGCAGGACTGAGCCTTCTCCCCAGTCATCCATGATGACGGCAACATTGAAGAATTGCGTAAAATGAGTTCGTAATTGGCCATCATCCTCTCCGCCATTCGACGCGCTGCGCTTGCTCATGGCAGGCCCACAACGTGAAGTTTGCAACACTTGCATGGAACTGCCCGAAGGGATCAAACGCGTCGAATGCCCTGAGCCTGTCGAAGGGCTTTCTTGGATTTACATCCTGCTTATGCGAAACGGCATGTACTATGTCGGACAGACGCGTGATGTTTCCAGGCGTATACAACGTCATGCTGACGGGACTGGCTCGCGACAGGCGAAACAACTGAAAGAGTTCGCTTTAGTATACATCGAAGGCCCTGTGCCACACGATGCTGCTACTAAGCGGGAACGCCAACTCAAGAAGTGGTCGCATGCGAAAAAGGAAGCTCTTATCAAGGGAGACTTCGAAGCAGTAAAGCGTCTGAGTAAATCGCGAGAAAACTGAAGGAATAAATCGTTCCAAAGCTGTTCGCATTTCAGTCCCTCCCTCTCCGCCATTCGACGCTCGGCGTTTGATCCGATTGAGGGGCGCTGCCCCTACGGCACTGCGTGCCTACCCCTTATGGTTTCGGTTCCGTAACGAGAGTTCGCACTCACCTGGCTTTTCTTCCGCCCGCTATGTTTGCGGTGCTACGGGTCGTCTATCGCGTCTCTGATCTGGTGGTAGCGGGATTACAATGACCTATGAATGCAGTTGACAGTATATGCATGTAATGGAATGTTTTGGCCGTTGAAATTGGAGAGACCTTACGCCTCTACCGTTATCATTTTTAACCCTTTCCCTTGCCGCTATGAGTAAACCGAAAGTTCTGATCCTGTGTACGGGTAATTCCTGCCGCAGCCACATGGCGGAGGGCATCCTTCGGCACGCTGCCGGGGATTTGTTCGAGGTCTATAGTGCCGGATCGAAGCCCGCTGGCTATGTGCACCCGCTGGCTATCGAGGCCTTGAAGGAGATCGGCATCGATATCTCCGGTCATACCTCGAAGCACCTTGAACAGTTTATGGAGGCGGGTATCGAAACTGTCATTACGGTATGCGCGAACGCCGATCAGGACTGCCCGGTGTTTCCCG
This genomic interval from Ruficoccus sp. ZRK36 contains the following:
- a CDS encoding GIY-YIG nuclease family protein, translating into MELPEGIKRVECPEPVEGLSWIYILLMRNGMYYVGQTRDVSRRIQRHADGTGSRQAKQLKEFALVYIEGPVPHDAATKRERQLKKWSHAKKEALIKGDFEAVKRLSKSREN
- a CDS encoding arsenate reductase ArsC, with protein sequence MSKPKVLILCTGNSCRSHMAEGILRHAAGDLFEVYSAGSKPAGYVHPLAIEALKEIGIDISGHTSKHLEQFMEAGIETVITVCANADQDCPVFPGKVSRYHWGFEDPPKAVRPGETELDAFRRIRDEIRKVFEAYASGYRQALENTAH